A stretch of Gemmobacter fulvus DNA encodes these proteins:
- the secB gene encoding protein-export chaperone SecB gives MTEANGATPTAAPQVKMSVLAQYVRDMSFENMVAQKGLTSGEVQPDIQVAVSLDARKRAVEHQYEVINKFRITSKNKATGDTLFLMEVDYGGVFHVEGVPEEQLHPFLLIECPRMLFPFVRRIISDVTRDGGFPPLNIDTVDYLALYRQELARRSQVQPAATQPETVQ, from the coding sequence ATGACCGAGGCCAATGGCGCAACGCCAACCGCAGCCCCGCAAGTGAAGATGAGCGTTCTTGCGCAATATGTGCGGGATATGTCGTTCGAAAACATGGTCGCCCAGAAAGGGCTGACCTCGGGTGAAGTGCAGCCTGACATTCAGGTTGCCGTCAGCCTCGACGCCCGGAAACGGGCCGTGGAGCATCAATATGAAGTGATCAACAAGTTCCGCATCACATCGAAGAACAAGGCGACGGGCGACACCCTGTTCCTGATGGAAGTGGATTATGGCGGCGTCTTTCATGTGGAAGGCGTGCCGGAAGAGCAACTGCACCCCTTCCTGCTGATCGAATGCCCGCGGATGCTGTTCCCGTTTGTGCGCCGCATCATTTCGGACGTGACGCGCGATGGCGGCTTCCCGCCGCTGAACATCGACACTGTGGATTATCTGGCGCTGTATCGTCAGGAGCTGGCCCGCCGGTCGCAAGTGCAGCCTGCCGCAACCCAGCCCGAAACCGTACAGTGA
- a CDS encoding Tim44/TimA family putative adaptor protein codes for MNNALIQLLVLAGIAVFLILKLRSVLGTREGFEKPPLADEVKKPVPRGFEVIEGGPDRDITDHAADGSPTARALAAMKQVEPDFSVNTFLQGARGAYEMILMAFERGDIAAIRPFLSQDVYDSFAAAVQAREEQGLTVEANFVGIREMALHDATFDDATREAEVSVRFTGELTTVVRNKAGDVIEGSPTEGKRQRDVWTFARVMGAADPNWQLVATGE; via the coding sequence ATGAACAATGCGTTGATCCAACTTCTTGTGCTTGCCGGGATCGCTGTATTCCTCATTCTCAAGCTGCGCAGTGTTCTGGGCACGCGGGAAGGCTTCGAGAAGCCGCCGCTGGCGGACGAGGTCAAGAAACCCGTGCCCCGTGGCTTCGAAGTGATCGAAGGCGGCCCGGATCGTGACATCACCGATCACGCCGCCGATGGCAGCCCCACTGCCCGGGCCTTGGCCGCGATGAAGCAGGTCGAGCCGGATTTTTCGGTGAATACCTTCCTGCAAGGCGCGCGCGGTGCCTATGAGATGATCCTGATGGCGTTCGAGCGGGGCGACATTGCTGCCATCCGCCCGTTCCTGTCGCAGGATGTCTATGACAGCTTTGCCGCTGCGGTGCAGGCGCGCGAAGAGCAGGGGCTGACGGTCGAGGCCAATTTTGTCGGTATCCGCGAAATGGCGCTGCATGACGCGACCTTTGATGACGCCACGCGCGAGGCCGAAGTCTCGGTGCGCTTTACCGGCGAGCTGACGACCGTCGTGCGCAACAAGGCGGGTGATGTGATCGAAGGCAGCCCGACCGAAGGCAAGCGCCAGCGCGATGTCTGGACCTTCGCACGGGTCATGGGTGCTGCCGATCCCAACTGGCAGCTTGTCGCCACAGGGGAGTGA
- a CDS encoding FxsA family protein, which produces MRLFGPFVVLMLVEIALFITLGGWMGLWLSLAVIFGTAFLGAALLRAQSQRMALDLRAAMERMSSPLSPMAHHALILFAGILLILPGFLGDTIGLLLLIPPLRRGLIALLARYVPQPPRDGFGTHPGARPDVVIDAEFIELDDTAAPPRSGPSGWTRH; this is translated from the coding sequence ATGCGGCTGTTTGGCCCGTTTGTTGTATTGATGCTGGTTGAAATTGCACTGTTCATCACGCTGGGCGGATGGATGGGGCTGTGGCTGTCGCTTGCGGTGATTTTCGGCACCGCCTTTCTGGGGGCCGCCCTGCTGCGCGCCCAGAGTCAGCGCATGGCGCTGGATCTCAGGGCCGCGATGGAGCGGATGTCCAGCCCGCTGTCGCCGATGGCGCATCACGCGCTGATCCTGTTTGCCGGGATCCTGCTGATCCTGCCCGGATTTCTGGGCGACACCATCGGGCTTCTGCTGCTGATCCCGCCGTTGCGCCGGGGGCTGATTGCCCTGCTGGCGCGGTATGTGCCGCAGCCGCCGCGCGATGGGTTTGGCACGCATCCGGGGGCGCGGCCCGACGTGGTGATTGATGCCGAATTCATCGAGCTGGACGATACAGCAGCCCCACCCCGCAGCGGCCCCTCGGGCTGGACACGCCATTGA